The Chryseobacterium sp. JV274 sequence AGCCCATTATTGGCAAAATCCAAGGATTTATATGCTCAGGTATTGAAAGATGTTCCTTTCCAGGAAATGCAGATTCCTGTTTGGTCTAATACTACAGCTGAGGTATATCCGTCGAATCCATCAGAAATAAAAGAAAGACTTACTGATCATCTGGTACAGCCTGTAAGATTTGTAGAACAGCTTCAGGCGATGTACAATGACGGTGCAAGAATATTCATCGAAGTAGGACCAGGAAAAGTCCTTACAGGATTAACCAAATCCTGCCTTGAAAAAGATCAGCTGACCTTATATGTTGAAGACAACAGCCGTAATAAATTCAGCCATCTTCTTTGTATGCTGGCACAATATTTAGGAACAGGCCGAAGCTTCAGTATCGATAAACTTTTTGATGGCCGAAGCGTTAAGGTAATTGATCTTAACCAACCTGAGCTTTACAAGAAAAGCCCTGCCATCTGGCGTGTAAACGGGCAAACTGCCCACCCAACTAATGGTAATCTGCCATCTAATGGTGCTTTACCACTTATAAACCCTATTCCCATGAACAATTTTACTAATAATCCACAACCCCCTGCAACTGAAGCTCAGTCTACTGCTGAACGTATGCTGCAGGAATATTTAAACAGCATGAAATTAATGATACAGGCACAGCGTGATGTGATGCTTTCCTTTATGGGACAGAATCCTCAGGCGTTCCCTGCTCCTGTATATCATTCACCAGTACAGACTCCTGCTCATCAGCCAATATCTACCATTCCGGTTCAGCCTGTTCAACAGGAAAGACCCGTAGCCGTTGCTGCTGTGAAACAGGCCCCTTCAAGAGATATCAAATCCTTATTACTACAGGTGGTAAGTGATAAAACAGGATATCCTCAGGAAATGCTGGGTATGGAAATGGACCTTGAAGCTGACTTAAGTATTGATTCTATTAAAAGAGTTGAAATCATCGGAACACTTCGTAACGAACTTGGAACTCTGGGTAACGGAAACACCAGTGAAGATACTGTTATGGAGCAATTAGCAGGAATAAAAACCTTAAGTGGTCTTGTTTCATGGCTTACTGAATTCTCAGGAGCTGAAACAACTGCTGCCCCTGAAAAAAACGGATCTGCAGCTGAATCAACAGCTTCAAAACCACAAGCTCAACCGGAATTCTCTCTTGAAGACCTTCAAAATGCTATTCTGAATATCGTAAGTGATAAAACAGGATATCCAAAAGAAATGTTAGGTCTTGATCTTGATCTGGAAGCGGATTTGAGTATAGATTCCATTAAACGTATGGAAATTATCGGTGATCTTAAAACCAAAATCGGTTTTGGTCAAAACCTTGAACAGGCTGATGATGTTATGGAAAAACTCGCTGCAATTAAAACACTTCGTGGTCTGGCAGGCTGGATCAACGAAATGAATGGTGAAGCGAACGAAACAAAAAGCGAAACCAAGGAAACAAACATTGCAGAACCAACTCAAAATGTACTTTCACGTCTTCGTTTTGATATCACTCCTACTGACGCTTCTTTAGTACAAAACACAGAAATATTGCAGGGAAAACGTTTCGCAATTACTCAGGATGAAAGAAAACAAACCTCAGCGATCAAAGAAGCTCTGGAAAAACATGGTGCAATTGTAGAAATAGTAGATACAGAAAAAGATCTTTCAAACATTGAGGGATTAATTATGCTGGACCTGTTCTCAGCAGTTGATAAACCAAGCATTATTGATCACGTAGATCTGATCAAAAAACTGGATTTTGATAAAGCTAAATGGGTATACCTAGTTTCAGACATCACGGCTCATCTTCAGGAAATCACTGATGTAAGTATATTACGCCACCATCAGGGATATCCGGGACTTTTCAAAAGTTTAGCAAGAGAATTTGATAATACAACATGTAGACTGATCAGCCTGAGTACTCCTCAGGAAGTAGATCAGATTGCTGAAATTACATTAAAGGAAATCCTTACAAATGATAAACCCGCTGAGATCATTTACAAAAATGACCAACGACACAGAGTAGATATCATCCCTTCCCCATTGTCAACGAGTCTGAGTGAAGCTCAAATTCAATTAGATCAAAAATCTGTGGTATTGGTATTGGGAGGTGCACAGGGAATCACTGCAGAATTGGCAAAACACATGTCTCAGGCGTATCCTTGTACTTATATTCTGGTAGGAAGATCTGCAGATCCTAGAAATGAAGTTTCTGCTAAAGAATTTGAAAGTATGAAAACAAAAGAGGAAATCAGAGGTTTCCTGATCAGATCCGGACAATTCACTTCTCCTGCAGAAATAGAAAAAGAAACGACGAAGATTTTCAAAAACAATCAGATCCTACGCACAATCCGTGATATGGAAGAACTTGGAAATACCATTATTTACCAATCATTGGATCTTTGTGACGAAGAAGGTTTAAGCAACCTGATCAGCAGTATTTATGAAAAATATAACCGTCTGGACGGAGTAATCCATGGAGCAGGTCTTTTAGAAGATAAACTATTCAAACAAAAGACGACAAGTTCTTTCGGACGTGTATTTGATACCAAAGTAAAACCACTTCGTGTATTGGCTGAACAGCTTCGTACAGACTGTCAGTTTGTAGTATTGTTCTCAAGTATTGCTTCCGTATACGGTAACAAAGGCCAGACAGATTATGCCGCAGCAAACAGTGTACTGGATGATTACGCGAATGCTTTAAACAAAAGATTAAAAGGAAAAGTAATCTCTATCAACTGGGGACCCTGGAAAGGAGCCGGAATGGTCTCTTCCACCCTGGAATCAGAATATGAACGCAGAGGAATATCCATGATTCCTTTGGATGAAGGGAAAGAAATCTTTCTTAACGAGATCAAATACGGAACTGAAAGCCAGGTGCTGATCATGTCAGGAAATAATTGGTAAAACGCTGCATAAATTCAATATGAAAAAAACAGATGTTGCTGTAATTGGCCTTTCCTGTGTCTTTCCCGGGGCACAGGATGCCAACACTTTTTGGCAGAATATTGTCAATAAAGTCGATTCTACCGAGCTGGCTCCGGCTGATCGGATAGATCCGGTTCATTTCAGTGATGCAACAAGTCCCGTTGACCGTTTCTACTGTCAGCGCGGAGGGTTTATCCCTGATTATACATTCGATCCTACGGCGTTTGGTATTCTGCCATTGGCTGTTCAGGGAACGGAACCTGACCATTTGCTTACCCTTGATCTGGTACAGAAAGCATTGGAAGATGCTGGTGTATTTCAAAAGAATGCTTCCCTTGAAAAAGCAGGAATTATTATCGGTAAAGGAAACTATACCGGTCCGGGAGCTACCCGCGCTATTGAAATTGTAAGAACCGGCGAACAGATTTCTTCGTTACTGCAGGAATTACTGCCCCACGTTTCTACTTCCGATATTGAAAAGGTAAAACATGCTTTTCAGGAACGCAAAGGACGTTTTGCAGCAGATACTGCTATGGGATTAATTCCTAATCTTGTAGCCTCTCTTGTAGCCAACCGTTTCAATTTAGGCGGTGCCGCATTTACTGTAGATGCAGCCTGTGCCTCTGCTTTGATTGCTGTAGACCATGCTGTACAGGAACTTCAGAGAGGACGTTCCGACATCATGATTGCAGGAGGAGTACACACAGGACAGAACGCTGCGTTCTGGAGTATTTTTGCCCAGCTGGGAGCCATGTCCCGTCAACAGCAGATCAAGCCGTTCAGTATGGATGCTGACGGACTACTGATTGGTGAAGGTTGTGGTTTTGTCGTTTTAAAACGATTAGAAGACGCCGTTCGCGATCAGGATAAAATCTATGCTGTTATTAAAGGGATTGGAGTAAGCAGTGACGGTACCGGAACCAGCGTGATGAGCCCGTCCGTGAAAGGTCAGTTAAAAGCTTTGGAACAGGCATGGATCAACGCTGATTTAGATAAAAATAAAGTGGGATATCTTGAAGCTCACGGCACAGGAACACCCCTTGGAGATAAAACAGAACTTCAGACCTTAGCTCAATTCTTCGGAAAAGAAGAAGCTGCTCCGATGGCAGGTATTGGTTCTGTAAAGTCCAATATCGGTCATGCTATGCCGGCTGCCGGGATTGCAGGATTAATTAAAACCTGTCTGGCATTGCATCATGATACTTTGCCGCCAACATTATATTGTGAGAATCCAACTGCAGAGATGCAGAACACAAGGTTTGAGCCTGTACAGGAAGCCAAAAACTGGTCAAAAACAGGACTTCCAAAAGTAGCTGCTGTGAATGCTTTCGGATTTGGAGGAATCAATGCACACGTAGTTCTTGAAGGCTATGATATGCCTAAAAAAGATCAGGTGCTGATATTGGCCAGACCTACTCATGAACAACTGCTTTCAGCATTACAAAATAATGAAACAGCCATTGGTGAAGGAGATTTCAGAGTTGCTATATTCGACCCAACACCTGCAAGAGTAGAAAAAGCCATTAAAATAGTTTCCAAAAATATCATCTGGAAAAACAAGCAGGATATCTGGTACACCTATACCCCATTATTAAAGGATGGTGGTAAAGTAGCTTTTGTATTTCCTGGCTTAGATGGTCTTGCAAAAGGTGAAGTAGAAAGCGTTAGTCGTTATTTTGGATTAACAGCTCCTATCGAAACAGAAGGTGAAGGACTTTTAACCGATGCTTTAAATATTTTCAACAACTGCAGTATCCTTGATAATTCACTGAAAAAACTGGGAATTATCCCGGATATGAATGCCGGACACAGTTTAGGAGAATGGCTGGCAGGATATTCATCCGAATTAGCAGAAGCCAACTCTGTAAAAGCATTAATTGATGTGCTGAATCCTGAAACTTTTGAATTAAAAGACTCCAAGTTCATCGCCATAGGAGCCGGAATTGATGTTATAAAACCTTTTATTAACGAAATTTCAAACCTTTATATTTCCAATGACAACTGCCCTAATCAGGTAATTCTTTGTGGAAGTAATGCCGCTTTGGATGAATTGGTTCCTTTGTTAAAAGCCAATCAGATTTTCCATCAGGTATTGCCGTTCCAATCAGGATTCCACTCTCCTTTTATCGCTGATAAACTGGATGTCATCCTTGCAGGAATGGAAAAAGCGCAGTTCCAGAAGACAAAAATTCCATTGTGGTCAGCCACAACATTAGAACCTTATCCTGCAGATCAGGCAGCGATCAGAAAACTGAGTGCCGAGCATTTGGTTCAGCCTGTCCGTTTCCGTGAACTGACCGATACATTATATGAAGAAGGCGCAAGAGTATTCATTCAGGTGGGTACAGGAGGATTGATAGGATTTATTGATGATACCTTGAAAGGAAAAGCCTTCAGTACAATTGCTTCCAGTGTTCCTACCCGTTCTGCATTAGCGCAGTTACAACGTATTGTCGCTTCATTATTTGTAGAAGGTAAAACAATTGCTCTTGACTTTTTAGAGATACAGAATCATACAAAAAGAACTTCAGGAAAAGGGATTAAGCTGGAATTGGGTTCTCCTATTATCCGTAATTTTAAAGAAGTGAAAGCTTTGGCTCAATCCTTTGATGCACCAAAACAATATACAGCAACAGCTTCAGCAATTGCCACCAAAAGTGGTCACCCGTTGGTACAGGCATTCCAGGATAATGTAGCCGATATGATCCGTATGCAGGAAGAAGTATTGACTTTATTCCAGAACCGCCCGGAAATCACGATTCAGCGCCCTGCAGCTCCGGCAGCACAAGTTGCTCCGAAAGCACCAAGAAGCACAACCTTCTCGAAAGACCTGTATGTAACCCTGGAAAGTCATCCTTATCTGATTGACCACAGCTTATTGAGACAGCCTAAAGGATGGGCTCATGTAGCGGATATGGAACCGGTAATTCCGATGACGATGATCTTTGAACAGCTTGCTGAAATTGCAGAAGCCGAAATTCCGGGAACGCTGGTCCATAAAATCATGAATGTAAGTGTATTCCAATGGATGAACGTAGCCAAACCTTTCGAGAAAACAGTGAAAGGAGAATGGCGCTCACCCAACCACGCCTATCTTGATATTGAGAACTTTGCCAATGCAGAAGTAATCTTAAAATCTACTTCTGTTCCAACACCTAATTTCAATATTTCCATTGGAAACCTTTTACCTATCGAAAGAACTCCTGAAGAAATCTATGACATGCATATGTTCCATGGAGACAAATACCAGGGAATCACTGAAGTTTCAGCCGTTGGAGACAAAGGAATTATCGGAAAAATAAAAGGAAACGGCGGTAAAGGTTCTTTACTGGACAATGCAGGACAGTTATTCGGACTTTGGCTGCAGCTTACTTTGGTGAAAGACCGTATTGCATTCCCTGTAAAAATCAGAGATATTGAATTCTTCGGAGATATGCATGATCAGGAAGGTATTTTTGAATGTACATGCATGCTGACAGAACTTAATGATGAATTTGCCATCGCAGATATCATCCTGAAAAGAGACGGAAAAGTATGGTGTGCCATCACCGGCTGGCAGAACAGAAGACTGGAAATTGATGCCGCCTTGTGGAATGTTTCCATGTCACCGCTGCACAACCGTCTTTCGGAAGAGATTGCTCCCGAAGTATTCTTTTTCCACCAGGCGTATACCAGAGTGGCTTCATGGGATTTTATCCTGAAAAGGTATTTTAACCAGACGGAAAAACAACATCACCAGCAGTTATTACCCAACAAAAAGAAAAACTGGATGGTAAGCCGTGTAGCGGTAAAAGATGCCGTAAGAAATCTTCTTCGTCAGGAAAAGAATCATGCCTGTTTCCCGATCACCTTTGAAATCCGTTCCGATGAAGTGGGGAAACCTTACCTCATCAGTGATTTTACAGAAGACATTCATATTTCATTAGCTCATAAAGGCAAAGAAGCCGTAGGAATCGCGAGATATGGAAAATCTGTAGGAATCGATATGGAACTGATGGAAGAACGCAGTTCAGGATTCTACGATATGGTATTTACCGACAACGAATTAGCCTTATTAAAAGACAGAGATCAGGCAGAATGGACCACCCGTTTCTGGGTAGCCAAGGAAGCCTACGGAAAGTTCATGGGAACAGGACTGAAAGGAAATCCTAAAGCCTTCGAAGTCGAAATGATAAAAGATGATCACCTGTGGATCAACAATATTGAAATCAAAACTATTAAACATAAAAATTATATTATCGGATGGACACTGTAAACGCAACATTAAAAATGAACCACGAAGAACTTTTCACTTTATTAAAAGGTTTTATTACTGAAGTGATAGGGGCTGAATTTGTAGAAGAAATGGACATTACTCCGGAAAGTTCATTCACCAAAGATCTTGAAATGGACAGCATCGAGATTGTTTCTTTCTCAGAAAAAATCAAAGCGCATTTTGGCGATCAGATCGACTTTACAGGTTGGTTATCTTCTATGGATCTTGACCAGCTTATTAATCTTGACCTTAGTATGATCATCAATTATATCTACGAATGCCAATAATCACTGTCAATAACAGACAAGTTCATATACAGGAACTCAACAAAGGAGCCGAACAAACCGTGGTATTGATCCACGGTATGTTCAGTAACCTGTCCATTTACTATTTTAATATTGCCCCTGTGCTGGCAAAGCATTTCCATGTGGTGATGTACGATCTGAAAAGCCACGGTATGAGTGAACGCTTTTTGGATGGGTACGATCTTGACAATATGTCATCCGATTTAATAGGTTTAATAGATCACCTTCAACTGGAAAAAGTACACCTTGTCGGCTATAGTTTCGGAGGTCTTATCGCTTTAAAAACAGCTTTAGAATATCCTGACCGCGTGAATCAGCTCGTGGTGACGGAAGCTCCGGATCCTCAGGACGAAAAAGCCCGTAACATCATTGATGAATACAGCAAAGAATTTCTTGAGCATTATGTCGCCAATTTTACAGATACCACCAAAGTACAGATGGGTAAAAGACAAATGGAAAAAAACCACCGTATGTATGAATTTCTGTTTAATCAGACCACCATTAAAGCAGATATGATCAGGGAAAAACATTTCCTTGGTGAAGCCCGTTTCAGTGAATTGGCGGCTTCTACTTTATTGCTTTATGGAGCTGATTCCAACTGCAGACCTACCGGAGAGTGGCTTCAGTCTAAAATCAACGGATCTGAACTTGAATTAATCCCGGGTGATCACAATATTCCTATCCAGGAACCCAATCTGATTGCGGAAACAATCGCTCAATTTTTATCTAAAATTTTAACACAAAACCATGGCTAAATTTGCATTTATAGTTCCACCATTGACAGGACATGTCAACCCTACCCTAAGCATCGGTGCTACGCTGCTGGAAAGAGGACATGAAGTAGCCTGGATCAGCCTTGACCCGACTTTAGAGGCTAAACTTCCTGAGGGAGGAAAATTATTACTGATCCAATACGATCAGACCGACGAAGAAAAGAAAGAAAGTGAACAATATCTCGATATTATTTCCAAAAAAGTAGTATATGGCATAGACAGCGTGAAGTTCCTTTACGAAGAGGTTCTTATCCCGCTGAACAGACATTGCTATAAGGGTATTGTTTCATTATTAAAAACATATCAACCCGATTTGATTATCGGGGATCATCAGTTATTTGCAGCCCCAGTTGCAGCAAAAACACTTGGAATTCCTTGTGCGACTTCCGTTACCGCTCCGGCCGCCATTAAAATTATGAATGAACTGCCTAAGGTACACGAGTGGGAAGTGAATCAGATCATTGATTTACAGAAAGAACTGGGTTTCCAGGAAGAACGTTCCCTGGCGACTTCAGACCTGTTGACCCTTGTTCTGACTTCCAGTTATTTCTTTGGTGAAATGGATGATCTGCCTTCTCAATATCAGTTCACAGGTCCCGTTCTTACAGAAAGACGTGTTTCATGTGAATTCGACTGGGAAAAGTTAAAAAGCAAAAACAACAAAAAGATCCTGGTAAGCATTGGGACTACCTTCGATCATGATCATAAAAAAGCATTCTTCCAAAAGGTAATTGATGCCTTTAAAGATGAAGATCTAACCGTTGTAGTGGTTTCCGATCCTCAACTTTTCGAGGAATGGCCGGATAACTTTATGGTGTATCAGCAGGTTCCACAATTGGATCTGTTACCTCATCTTGACGGTGTGGTTTGCCATGGCGGTCACAATACCGTATCTGAAACATTATCACACGGTATTCCTTTGGTCGTGATCCCTATTGCCTATGACCAGTCACACGTTGCAGGACGTGTTGTACGTACAGAAGCAGGTGAACGTCTTAATTTTAACCGATTTAAAGGAAATCACCTTAGAGAAGCTGTACAGCAGGTTCTGAACAATCCGAGCTATAAAGAAGCAGCTCAGAAAGTGGGACAATCTTTTGTAGAAGCCGGAGGTTCTGCTACAGTGGCCAACTTATTGGAACAAGCAATATTGAAAGCTTCAAAACCTGAAAAACCGTCTAAATTTTTATTTGTAGTTCCTCCGTTTTTCGGACATGTGAGCCCTACTTTAAGTGTTGGAGCAAGTCTTATTGCCCGTGGACACGAAGTAAAATGGTTCGGAATTACCCCATTAGACAATAAACATATTCCGGAAGGAGGTTCTTATTTCTATCCTGAAGAAGATCTTGTTCCGTATCAGGAGGAAATTGCCCGTATTTTAAAGAGACAGGATGACGGACCAGCCTGTTCAGGACCTGAAGTGATGAAACTGGCATTGGAAGAAACCTATGTTCCTTTCGCTAAAATGATGATGCCGGGACTTAACAGACTTACTGAAAGCTGGATGCCGGATGTTATCGTGAATGACTGTATTACTTTCGGAGGCGCTCTTTTCGCTCACAAAAATAATATTCCTTGTGTAACGACAACACCTGTTCCACCGGATGTGATGGGAGATACGGAAAAAAGTGCCCCAAAAATCTGGGAATGGCAGCAAAACCTGATCAAAGACCTTCAAAAAGAAGTAGGCATTCATGAAGAAGGTATTTATATCCATTCTCACAAACTGAATATGGTGTTTACCTCACAGGCCTTTGCCGGCTTTGAAACGGTTCCGTCTCATATGAAATTCGTAGGTCCGGTAAAAGGCCGTCCGAACGATGCTCCATTTGACTGGGATAAACTGAATGCTTCTACCACTCCAAAGATATTTGTATCATTGGGGACATTGTTGGTAGACATCAGAAAAGCTTTCTTTGAAAAAATTATTGCTGCATTTAAAGACCAGCCAGTTACGGTAATTGCCGCTACTCCACCAGAAATTTTTGAAGAATGGCCGGACAATTTTATTGTGAACAGTTTTGTTCCTCAATCTGCAGTGATGCAGCAAATGGACATGGTGATCTGCCATGGTGGATTCAATACCGTAAATGATACTTTCCGAAACGGATTACCAATGTTGATCACCCCTATTGCTTATGATCATTTCCATATTGCAAAACTGATTGAGCAGGCAGGCTGCGGAATCAGTATCCGATACAAAAGACTGCGTGTAGATGCGCTTCGTGAAACCGTTTTTGAACTGTTGGAAAATCCTAAATACAGAATTGCTGCTCAGGAAGTAAGAAACACATTTACCCTTGCCGGAGGTAACGATAAGGCAGTAGAATTATTAGAGAATTTTGTACAGGAACATTCAACACTAGCTCCCGTATAGCCTATGAATCAACACATGAAAAGAAGATTATTATTTGGTGAACGCATATTATTGGGGGACGGAACAGAACCTTTTAATGCGGTCATCCCGTTCAGACTGAGAGGTACTTTTACGTTAAAAGATATCCAGCAGGCTCTGGCTCAAATTCAACATAAACATCCATGGCTGAGAGCATTGATCAGCCATGATGAAAAAAATATTCCGTGGTTCAATGTTCCGGAAAAACACATTTCTATTCCTGTAAGGATTATCACCCGACAGAGTGAAGATCAATGGCAGGAAGAATCCAGAAGAGAATGGAACACTCCATTTAATTATGAAAAACTGCCCCTGATCCGGTTTATCTGGATCAAAGGGGAAGATGTTTCCGATATGCTGTTTGCCTTCCACCACTGTTTATGTGATGGAGGTTCTGCCATGTCTTTCCTGAATGAGTTTCTGAAAGTGCTGGATAATCCGGCTGCTGAAATCGGGACAGAAAATCCGATTCTGGGAATACAGGATGTAGTTCCTGCCCACATTCTGAACAGCCGCAGACAAAAACTGAAAGCAAAATTTATAGGAAGACTGGCGGCTACTGCCATCAAATGGATTCCTGTAGGCAAAAAAGCGGTAGAAAGACAGAATGACTACCTGATCAACTGGAAACTGGATGAAACGATAAGCAAGGAATTAATCTCTTACTGCAAATCTCAGAAAGTGACCGTGAATACCTTTTTAAGTGCAGCCGTATTGCAGGCATTTAAAAAAGTAAGGGCTGAAAAATCCTTCAATAAGGTTTCCTGTCCAGTAGATATCAGACGTTTTGCCAGTCAGATTAAAGAAGATCATATCTTCGCTTTCGGGCTGATGATTGTGGTTTCAGCTGATGAAAAACTAAGCTTTGAGAACAACCTCCGCGCGATGCAGAAATCTGTGGAACAAAAGACCTCAAAACTGAATCCTTATATCACGATGATGGTCATGGAATCCGGGCATGATGCGCTGAATAGTTTCACAAAACTGTTGAAGAACGGAAAATCCTCCAACGACTGTATGTTTTCCAATCTGGGACGTATTCAGATTCCTCATGAGTATAAAGAATTTACCGTTGAGACGATCTTCAGTCCGTCAGTGATTGGTCCTTTGGGAAATACCACTACCCTGGTGGTTTCTACCTACCGTGGAAAAATGGATTTTTCATTCATGGGAAGCGAAGGTTATTTACCGTATACAGAGGCATTGGCTATCCGCGATGAGGTTATGCAGACGATTTATTCACAAATTAAACAGACCGTAGTATCATGATCAAGAGACCTTTAATGATGGTGGAAAGGATCATGTATGTAGATCCTGAAACGCCTTTAAACTGTGTGTATACCGCAAAAATCAACGGACAGATTTCTGAGGAGACTTTTAAAACAGCTTTAATCAAAATCCAGCAGAAACATCCCATGCTGAGAGCTATCGTTGATCATACCATCGGACGCTATCCTTTTTTTATGGGACAGAAAGATATTGAACCTATTCCACTCCGTATTGTAGAGCGAAAGACAGACGATGATTGGTTCAAAGAATCTGAAAAAGCATGGTTCCAACTTTTTGATCAACCCAAAAAGCCTCTGGCCGAAGTAGTATGGGTGAAGGGACATGACCATTCCGAAATCCTCTGGATCATGCCGCACTGCATTTCAGACGGAACTACCGGAGTGACCTTAATGCGTGAACTTCTGAGCTTGCTGGACAATCCTTATTCTCCATTAATTCCTTATGTTGCTTTTGAATCGGTAGATGATTTTCTGCCTTCGGATTTTAATACGGGAATCAAAAAATACAAGGCCGGTCTTTATCTGCTGTTTGCCAGAATATTTTTTTCTATCCAGCGAAAAAGTAAAAAGAGAAACCTTGGAAAAAGCTACGCCATCCACTGGAAAATGACTCCTGAAGATACCAAACTGATTACTGAAAAATGTAAAGCTAACGGAATTTCCGTCCACGCTTTGCTGTGTTCTTCCGTGATGCAGGCCTTCCGTGATATTCAGGGAGAGCGTGCCAAAGGTAAGGTGATCAGTCCTGTGGATGTACGCCATTTCATTCCGGAAATCAAGGAAGATCATTTGTTTGCTTTTGCCCCAACGGTAGAGCTTTCCATCAAAAAAGACAACAGGAATGTTATGGACAATGCCAAGCAGATCAAAAAAGACCTTATTGAGAAAATCAGTAAGCTGGAAGCCCGTGAACTTCTTTGGATGGGAGAACATATGCACCCTGTTGTAAGCCGTATGATCAGGATGCTGAAATCCAGCGAAGGCGGACATGATGTGACCTTATCCAATATGGGAAAGGTGAATATCCCGAATGATTACACCAATTTCAATCTGGAAACCGTGTTCAGTCCTACCGTGGCTTTCCCATGGCTGAACTCAAATACTTTAGTTGCCAGTACGTACAACCAGCAAATGGACTTCACCTTCATGTCCAATGAAAATTTTCTTCCCAAAGAAGAAGCCCATCTGATAAAAGATAAAGCCATTGAGCTATTGACCACCTCTGTATGAAATTTAAAATAAAGCCGCCAAAGCCAAAACCCATCAAAAAAACTACCCTGAAACGCTTTCTCATCAAGCGTACGATTTACTATGTCCTCCCGAATGTATTTTTTAATTTCATCATTGCGTATGCCAGCTTCAAAGAGTTAGGCTACACGCATTTCTTCTCAGGAACCCAAAACCTGGCCCGTCTTACCCTCCCGATGGCTATTTTCCTTCCGGTAGTCCTTACCATTGACATCATCAAAAGAGTAACCGATGCCGCCAGCCAGGAAGCCATAGAGTTTACCGTAGACGAGCAGTTGAATATTAAAAAGTTAATGACCAAACTAAGCATTATACATGGCTTAATTACAGGTTCATTGGTACTCTCCCTACTCTTTATAGGACAGTACAATTTCTCAAAGGATTATAAGCTGGATGCT is a genomic window containing:
- a CDS encoding type I polyketide synthase, encoding MKKTDVAVIGLSCVFPGAQDANTFWQNIVNKVDSTELAPADRIDPVHFSDATSPVDRFYCQRGGFIPDYTFDPTAFGILPLAVQGTEPDHLLTLDLVQKALEDAGVFQKNASLEKAGIIIGKGNYTGPGATRAIEIVRTGEQISSLLQELLPHVSTSDIEKVKHAFQERKGRFAADTAMGLIPNLVASLVANRFNLGGAAFTVDAACASALIAVDHAVQELQRGRSDIMIAGGVHTGQNAAFWSIFAQLGAMSRQQQIKPFSMDADGLLIGEGCGFVVLKRLEDAVRDQDKIYAVIKGIGVSSDGTGTSVMSPSVKGQLKALEQAWINADLDKNKVGYLEAHGTGTPLGDKTELQTLAQFFGKEEAAPMAGIGSVKSNIGHAMPAAGIAGLIKTCLALHHDTLPPTLYCENPTAEMQNTRFEPVQEAKNWSKTGLPKVAAVNAFGFGGINAHVVLEGYDMPKKDQVLILARPTHEQLLSALQNNETAIGEGDFRVAIFDPTPARVEKAIKIVSKNIIWKNKQDIWYTYTPLLKDGGKVAFVFPGLDGLAKGEVESVSRYFGLTAPIETEGEGLLTDALNIFNNCSILDNSLKKLGIIPDMNAGHSLGEWLAGYSSELAEANSVKALIDVLNPETFELKDSKFIAIGAGIDVIKPFINEISNLYISNDNCPNQVILCGSNAALDELVPLLKANQIFHQVLPFQSGFHSPFIADKLDVILAGMEKAQFQKTKIPLWSATTLEPYPADQAAIRKLSAEHLVQPVRFRELTDTLYEEGARVFIQVGTGGLIGFIDDTLKGKAFSTIASSVPTRSALAQLQRIVASLFVEGKTIALDFLEIQNHTKRTSGKGIKLELGSPIIRNFKEVKALAQSFDAPKQYTATASAIATKSGHPLVQAFQDNVADMIRMQEEVLTLFQNRPEITIQRPAAPAAQVAPKAPRSTTFSKDLYVTLESHPYLIDHSLLRQPKGWAHVADMEPVIPMTMIFEQLAEIAEAEIPGTLVHKIMNVSVFQWMNVAKPFEKTVKGEWRSPNHAYLDIENFANAEVILKSTSVPTPNFNISIGNLLPIERTPEEIYDMHMFHGDKYQGITEVSAVGDKGIIGKIKGNGGKGSLLDNAGQLFGLWLQLTLVKDRIAFPVKIRDIEFFGDMHDQEGIFECTCMLTELNDEFAIADIILKRDGKVWCAITGWQNRRLEIDAALWNVSMSPLHNRLSEEIAPEVFFFHQAYTRVASWDFILKRYFNQTEKQHHQQLLPNKKKNWMVSRVAVKDAVRNLLRQEKNHACFPITFEIRSDEVGKPYLISDFTEDIHISLAHKGKEAVGIARYGKSVGIDMELMEERSSGFYDMVFTDNELALLKDRDQAEWTTRFWVAKEAYGKFMGTGLKGNPKAFEVEMIKDDHLWINNIEIKTIKHKNYIIGWTL
- a CDS encoding acyl carrier protein; the protein is MDTVNATLKMNHEELFTLLKGFITEVIGAEFVEEMDITPESSFTKDLEMDSIEIVSFSEKIKAHFGDQIDFTGWLSSMDLDQLINLDLSMIINYIYECQ
- a CDS encoding alpha/beta fold hydrolase → MPIITVNNRQVHIQELNKGAEQTVVLIHGMFSNLSIYYFNIAPVLAKHFHVVMYDLKSHGMSERFLDGYDLDNMSSDLIGLIDHLQLEKVHLVGYSFGGLIALKTALEYPDRVNQLVVTEAPDPQDEKARNIIDEYSKEFLEHYVANFTDTTKVQMGKRQMEKNHRMYEFLFNQTTIKADMIREKHFLGEARFSELAASTLLLYGADSNCRPTGEWLQSKINGSELELIPGDHNIPIQEPNLIAETIAQFLSKILTQNHG